A region from the Arvicola amphibius chromosome 12, mArvAmp1.2, whole genome shotgun sequence genome encodes:
- the LOC119827185 gene encoding LOW QUALITY PROTEIN: probable U3 small nucleolar RNA-associated protein 11 (The sequence of the model RefSeq protein was modified relative to this genomic sequence to represent the inferred CDS: inserted 2 bases in 2 codons) produces MPGPNTGSYLLLSSRLRQSEEQSCGDSCSGCVVSVVEFAEHFLDPSRHGGSIFARQAKSRQREHRERSQPGFRKRLGLLEKKKDYKLRANDYHKKQDFLRALWKKALEKNPDEFYYKMTRDKLQDGVHVIKKTKEEVTPEQLKLMRTQDIKYIEMKRVAKAKKIERLKSELHLLDFQGKQQNKHLFFFDTXKEVERFDIATHLQTAPELVDRVFNRPRIETLQKEKVKGLTSQTRLKRIAKERQRQYDCLTQRIDREKKLFVVAQKIQTRKDLMDXTKKVKVKKETVNSPAIYRFQTRRKRLIR; encoded by the exons ATGCCAGGCCCCAACACAGGCAGCTATCTGCTGCTCAGTTCCAGGCTGCgccagtcagaagaacag TCTTGCGGAGACTCCTGCTCAGGCTGTGTGGTATCGGTGGTGGAGTTTGCTGAGCATTTTCTAGACCCCAGTAGGCATGGAGGCAGCATTTTCGCAAGGCAGGCTAAGTCTCGGCAGCGGGAACATCGAGAACGAAGCCAGCCTGGCTTTCGAAAGCGACTGGGTTtgctggaaaagaagaaagattacAAACTTCGTGCAAATGACTATCATAAAAAGCAAGACTTCCTCAGAGCTCTCTGGAAGAAGGCTCTGGAAAAGAATCCAGATGAATTCTACTATAAAATGACTCGGGATAAGCTCCAGGACGGAGTTCATGTCATCAAGAAGACCAAGGAAGAAGTGACACCGGAGCAGCTAAAGCTGATGAGAACTCAGGACATCAAATATATAGAGATGAAAAGGGTCGCAAAAGCCAAGAAAATCGAGAGACTGAaatcagagctccacctgctggATTTCCAGGGGAAGCAACAGAACAAGCACTTGTTCTTTTTTGACA AAAAGGAAGTTGAACGGTTTGATATTGCAACTCACTTGCAAACGGCCCCAGAACTGGTAGACAGGGTCTTCAATAGACCCAGGATAGAGACCttgcagaaggagaaagtgaaAGGCCTTACCTCTCAGACTCGGCTCAAGAGAATAGCTAAAGAAAGACAAAGGCAGTATGATTGCTTGACACAGCGAATTGACCGGGAGAAGAAGCTGTTCGTGGTTGCACAGAAAATTCAAACCCGCAAAGATCTTATGG AAACTAAGAAGGTGAAGGTGAAGAAAGAAACAGTGAACTCCCCGGCTATTTACAGATTCCAGACTCGCCGAAAACGTTTGATACGTTAA